In candidate division WOR-3 bacterium, the DNA window TTTAAAAAATTTATCTCTTAAAGATGTAAAGGGAAATCTTGATAAAATTTTTTTATAAATATTTTCAAATATATCTGTCCAAGAAATATAAAAAAGGAGAATTATTAAAAAGGAAAAGAAAAAGGAAATAAAAATCAATTTCTTTGAATTGGGTATACCTTTTAAAAAAAGAATGCCAAAAGGAGCAAAGGAGAAAATACCAAAAAGACCTATAAATCTATCCACTAGGACTGAGGCAAAAGCAAAAGATTTCCCGGATTTGATTTTTTCCCCAATCATATAACCCCTTAAAACATCAACACCAAGGGTTGCAGGGGAAACAGTATTTACAAGCATACCGAGTAAATAAATTTTAAAAATTTCTGAAACTGTAAAATTTCTTGAATGTTCAAGCAAAAGCAATTTCCATCTTATTGAAAGAAAGACAAAAGCTAAATAGTAAAATATAATTGATAAAATAATGTGGAAAAAATTTGTCTTTTTATATATTAACAGAAACTCCTTAATATCTATTTTATAAAAAATAAATCCAAGAATTATGAAAGTTAAAAAGAACTTTAAAAGAAATAGAATTTTCTTATTCAAGGTTAAAAATTTTTAATGAATTTTCAAAGGAGATCTTGCTTAATTCTTTATAATCGATTTTAAGCAGGTTAGCTGCAAACTCTATTGTGTAGTGAATATAAGAGGGTTCATTTCTGCCTTTTAAAGGTCTTGGAGTTAAATAAGGGCAATCTGTTTCAAATAAAATCCTATCTAAGGGTAAAATTTTTAGAGAGGATTCAAGTTTTTTTGACCCGTATGTAAGAGAACCTGAGAAAGAAATAAAAAAATTAATTTGAAAAGCCTTTTTAGCTTCATTTATTCCTCCTGAAAAACAGTGAAATATACCCTTTAAATTTTTATTGTCTTTTAAAATTTCAAAAACTTCTGGAAAGGCGTTTCTTACATGTAAAATTAAGGGTAAATTTCTTTTTTTGGAAAGTTCTATATGGGCTTTAAAACAATCAATTTGAGCCTCTTTTTTAGAAAAATCCTTATAAAAATCAAGACCTGTTTCACCTATTGCAACTACTCCTTCTTCCTTTGAAAGTTCTTCTATTTTTGGAAAATCCTTTTCAAAATCATCAGCTTCATGAGGATGTATTGAGCAGGAAGCAAAGATTTTCCCCTTATATTTCCTTGAAATTTCAATAGCCTTTTCTGAAGAAGGAACATCATACCCAACTACAATCATTTTTTCAACACCCTTTTCAAAAGCTCTTTCAATAACTGAGTCAAGATCCTTTTCAAAAACTTCATCATTAAGGTGAGTATGTGTATCAAAAATCATTTCTTTAATTTTACTTTATAATATCTTTAATTTTCACAAAAACCGAATCAGGTTCTAAAAGATTATCAAAAAATTTTTTTAAAATATTTTTATCATTATTAATAGGATAGGGATTAATTATGTAATTTTTTATTTCCTCAGGATCAGTAGAAAAGGGGATTTTGAATAAATCATATGGGAAAGGAAAAGTTAAATTTCTGGGAAAGATACAGAAAATGTAGTTATTTAAAAAAAGAGCCTCATAAATTGCAGTTGAATAGGAAGAAAAAACAATTTCTGCTTTTTCTATCTCATCCCATAAGTTAGTAGTTAAAATAAAATAATTTTTTAATTTAAATTTTTTGAGTAATTCTTTATAAATCTTTAAATTTTCTCTTTTTCTTGCCTTTATAACAAGGAACAAATCTTTTTTAACTTCAAGTGCTCTTTTATAACCTTCAAGAAAAGTAGAAAACAGATAAATAAGTTCATCTTCCATCCCTTTTGCTTGCTGGGTAATATAAAGTATTCTGCCCTTTTCTTTTTCATATTTTTTTTCTCTTTTAAAAAGCGAAACATGAAAGGGAGAACCTGTTACAAAAGTACACTCTTTATCTATATTTCTCTCTAAAAATCTTTTCTTAAATTCCTCACCCCAAAGGAAGAAATTATCTTTATTTTTAATAAAAAAGCCAAACTCACCCATT includes these proteins:
- a CDS encoding TatD family hydrolase, with amino-acid sequence MIFDTHTHLNDEVFEKDLDSVIERAFEKGVEKMIVVGYDVPSSEKAIEISRKYKGKIFASCSIHPHEADDFEKDFPKIEELSKEEGVVAIGETGLDFYKDFSKKEAQIDCFKAHIELSKKRNLPLILHVRNAFPEVFEILKDNKNLKGIFHCFSGGINEAKKAFQINFFISFSGSLTYGSKKLESSLKILPLDRILFETDCPYLTPRPLKGRNEPSYIHYTIEFAANLLKIDYKELSKISFENSLKIFNLE
- a CDS encoding lysylphosphatidylglycerol synthase transmembrane domain-containing protein, encoding MNKKILFLLKFFLTFIILGFIFYKIDIKEFLLIYKKTNFFHIILSIIFYYLAFVFLSIRWKLLLLEHSRNFTVSEIFKIYLLGMLVNTVSPATLGVDVLRGYMIGEKIKSGKSFAFASVLVDRFIGLFGIFSFAPFGILFLKGIPNSKKLIFISFFFSFLIILLFYISWTDIFENIYKKILSRFPFTSLRDKFFKLYDSFKIYSKHKKLLILSYFLTIFLQTFFSIQAYFCARAISINLSPLVFIFIIPLINSLNSIPLTISGLGIREAGFYALFSSYFSLETSVSLSLLYFISGVVANIPFGVYLFKSPFKSEKDI